The genomic stretch CTTGACAAGCGCCGTCTGCGCTCTCTCAGGTCGGACCTGTTAGCGGCGCGTAACGCTACGGGTTTTCGTTTGCATCCATTGAAGGGCGACCGAGCGGGTCAATGGAGTGTGCGTGTATCGGGCAACTGGCGCGTGGTGTTCCGCTTCGAAGACGATGATGCCGTGGATGTGGACTTAGTCGATTACCACTGATGGAAGGAGGAAAGATCATGAACAGCACCGGCAGCGAGCGCGTGGGTCCGATGCTGAACCCCCCGCACCTTGGCGAACTGATCCGTGAGAGCATGGACGAGGTCGGCTGGAACGTGACTGAGACGGCGGCGCGCCCGGGATGCGAGCGGAGCACCCTGTCGCGTCTGCTGAACGGCAAGGCGGGTGTGTCCGCGAACATGGCACTCGCGTTGGAAGCCATCGGCTGGTGTACGGGCGATTACCGGGTGCGGATGCAGGCGAGCTATGAACTCGCGCAGGCACGGAGGGCACGCGGGTGGCAAGAGGACATGAGCGGACGCGGTACGGTCCCACGATAACACCGTGGAACTCAAGTGCATTCCGGCGGTCGCTGGTGGATCGGCCACTTCGCGGCCACGTCCCGTGTTCGGTACACGCACGTAAAAAAAGTCACTCAGAAGAAGTGACTGTCCCCGTCTCGTCGCCGCCTTACGGAGTTAGTGGGGCATCGGTTTCGCTCCTCTTGCCGAGTTCAGTGCCCCAAAATTCGGCAATCTGCGATGGGCCGGCACACCTCAAGACCCGACCCTGACCGTCGACGTTGACAGTCGCCTGGACCGGGACGCCCAATTGGGAGCGAGGCGGACAGTTCCCTCCTCAAATGCTCCAGCCTTATCGTGTCCTGTGAATGTCGGCTTTAAACTTGAGCCATTCGTTCAACTTGTCCTCATGGTCTCCAAGTACAAATGCCTCCAATGGCACGCCTCTGTCTTCCCAAAGATTGCTTTCAAGCATTTCGGCATACCAGTCTAGGAGTGCCATTTTCATCACTTCGAGGGGTGCCCCATAGACAGGCCGCAAATGCTCGATCCAAAGCTCAATCTCTTTTGCCGTAATTTTCCCTCCTTT from Acidobacteriota bacterium encodes the following:
- a CDS encoding HigA family addiction module antitoxin, translating into MNSTGSERVGPMLNPPHLGELIRESMDEVGWNVTETAARPGCERSTLSRLLNGKAGVSANMALALEAIGWCTGDYRVRMQASYELAQARRARGWQEDMSGRGTVPR